Sequence from the Clostridium botulinum genome:
GATCATAAAAGTAGTTATATTGGAAAAAAAGCAAAGCCTGTATCTAGAGTTATAAATAAATTAGCAGGACATAGAAAGCTTTTTCATTCACCACTATTATATTTAATATTATATTTAATAGTTACTTATCCAGTTAAAGATGCACTTCAATTAATTTTTATTAATGGATTATTCTTGGGAATAGTTTCTCATCTAATTTTAGATAGTTGTACAATAGGGGGACTCCCATGGTTTTATCCTTTAAGTAAAAAGAAGATATCATTAGGTAAGATTAAAACTAATAGTCAATTAGAATTCACATTTTGTGGAATAATAATATTTATTAATATAGTAATATTGTTAGATTTATTAAGAATAACATCAATCTTTACATTTACACAACATTAAGTTAAAGAAAAGAAGCTATCTTAAATGCTTGAGATAGTTTTTTTCTTGTATTCACTGTAATATGGGCGTTTGTAAAACAAATAGTATGCTATAATATTAATAAAAGTAATGAAGCTTTTAATTAGTGAAATCAATATTTTGTTTTATGATTTAATAAAAATATTGAAAATAACAAATATATAAAGGAATAATTTTGATTTAATTAAAAAATCTAAATTAGCTTGATAAATGTTACATAATATAAAATTTAGAGGAGAATGTTATTATGAATGGAACAAATAGAAGTGATATAAAAATAGGTTCTAAAGTATTGGTTGTTAAGAAAGAGGATCAACGTACAGGAAAGTTAACTGAGGGTATAGTTAAGAGAATTCTTACTAATTCTTCTAATCATCATAGAGGAATTAAAGTTATGCTTGAAGATAATATAGTAGGAAGAGTTCAAAAAATTCTTTAAAATTAATAGCTTTAAATACGTACTAGTAATGTTGTATAAAGCTTAAAGCATATATAATTTAATAAAACATTTAATATTAATTCAGGATAGAATACAGTAGTTGTAGTTAAAAACTTGTACATTTATTTGATAATGAACAATATAAAAGATAATAATTCATAAATTTTATGAAGAAACAATGATAAAAGAGATATACTAAAGTTTATAGATTATAATCTCATGTATAATTTTATGATATAATTAAATTGTACGACGTAAAAATAGAACTCTATTAAAATTTATATTATAAATTAGATTTTAATAGAGTTCTTTTGAGAGAGGAAGAAAATAATGAGTAAAATTCTTGTGTTAGCTGAAAAACCATCAGTAGGAAGAGATTTAGCTAAAGTATTAAAATGTAATCAAAATAAAGGTTCTTATATAGAAGGAAATAATTATGTAGTAACTTGGGCATTAGGTCATTTAGTTACATTACTAGATCCAGAAGGATATGGAGATAAATATAAAAAATGGAGTATGGAAACTCTTCCAATGCTTCCTAAAAATATGAAGTTATGTGTTATAAAGAAAACTTCTAAGCAATTTTATGAAGTGAAAAAACAAATGCTTAGAAATGATATAACTGAGATAGTAATTGCAACAGATTCAGGAAGAGAAGGAGAATTAGTTGCTAGATGGATTATAGACAAGGTTGGAGTTAATAAGCCAATAAAAAGACTATGGATTTCATCTCAAACTGATAAAGCGATTTTAGATGGTTTTAGAAATTTAAAACCAGGTTCTGCTTATGAAAATTTATATAGAGCAGCCCAAGGAAGAGCAGAAGCAGATTGGATTGTAGGACTTAATGTTACTAGAGCTTTAACTTGCAAATATAATGCTCAATTATCAGCGGGAAGAGTTCAATCACCAACACTTGCTATGATAGTTCAAAGGGAAGAGGATATCAAAAACTTTAAACCTAAGGATTATTACACTATAATAGCTAAAAACAATAACTTAGCTATGGAGTGGTCATCTAATGATAATAATAATAATAGAATATATGACAATGATATAGCAAAGAAATTAATAGCAGGATTAAAGGGGAAAGAAGGCGAAGTTTCAGAAATAAGCGAAAGCAATAAAAAACAATATTCACCTGCTTTATATGATTTAACTGAACTTCAAAGAGATGCCAATAGAATATTTGGATATTCAGCTAAACAAACTTTATCTATAATGCAAAGACTTTATGAAAACTATAAAATATTAACTTATCCAAGAACAGATTCAAGATATATAACAAGAGATATAGTTCCAACACTTAAAGAAAGATTAAAAGCTATATCCGTTGGAAATTATTCATCATCTGCTAATCAAATATTAAAAGGAACTATACATGGTAGTAAGAGCTTTGTTGATGATTCAAAGGTAAGTGATCACCATGCTATAATACCAACAGAA
This genomic interval carries:
- a CDS encoding YwbE family protein, which encodes MNGTNRSDIKIGSKVLVVKKEDQRTGKLTEGIVKRILTNSSNHHRGIKVMLEDNIVGRVQKIL
- a CDS encoding DNA topoisomerase III yields the protein MSKILVLAEKPSVGRDLAKVLKCNQNKGSYIEGNNYVVTWALGHLVTLLDPEGYGDKYKKWSMETLPMLPKNMKLCVIKKTSKQFYEVKKQMLRNDITEIVIATDSGREGELVARWIIDKVGVNKPIKRLWISSQTDKAILDGFRNLKPGSAYENLYRAAQGRAEADWIVGLNVTRALTCKYNAQLSAGRVQSPTLAMIVQREEDIKNFKPKDYYTIIAKNNNLAMEWSSNDNNNNRIYDNDIAKKLIAGLKGKEGEVSEISESNKKQYSPALYDLTELQRDANRIFGYSAKQTLSIMQRLYENYKILTYPRTDSRYITRDIVPTLKERLKAISVGNYSSSANQILKGTIHGSKSFVDDSKVSDHHAIIPTEQKVSLGILSKEEKNIYDLVIKRFLSVLLPPFEYIQTSIKVKIGNETFKAKGKVIKSKGWKMVYDKNDDLEETSEDGVLKEQVLPNLSKGDKLKINSIEIKNHQTKPPARFNEGTLLSAMENPQKYIQLDKESAKTLGQTGGLGTVATRADIIEKLFNSFVIEKKGKDLYPTSKGKQLIDLVPKDLKSPLLTAKWEKTLDDISKGKEDVHNFISNMRNYATALVQDVKFSNDKYIHDNMTGKKCPVCGKYMLEVKGKNGVMNVCQDRECGHREGVSKVTNARCPECKKKLELRGHGEGQIYVCPNTNCNFREKASQFKKRFDKKGKVDKREVNNYMKKMKQEAEEFNDNPFAALLKDFK
- a CDS encoding metal-dependent hydrolase, which encodes MNYKTHINGGILASFYITSQMHNIELLPVTIFVGGSILGSLLPDIDHKSSYIGKKAKPVSRVINKLAGHRKLFHSPLLYLILYLIVTYPVKDALQLIFINGLFLGIVSHLILDSCTIGGLPWFYPLSKKKISLGKIKTNSQLEFTFCGIIIFINIVILLDLLRITSIFTFTQH